From the genome of Candidatus Nitrosocosmicus oleophilus, one region includes:
- the metG gene encoding methionine--tRNA ligase subunit beta, which produces MSEIRNKISFDEFSKVELKVGKILSAENMPGYKKILRLIVDLGGEEREIMSGLAKHYQPEEMVNKNVIVCTNLEPRKFGDQVSDGMILAASNENGKPILLTVVEDTIPGSQIT; this is translated from the coding sequence ATGAGCGAAATCAGGAATAAAATATCATTTGATGAATTCAGCAAAGTTGAGCTTAAGGTTGGTAAAATTTTAAGTGCAGAAAATATGCCCGGATATAAGAAGATATTAAGATTAATCGTCGATTTGGGCGGAGAGGAAAGAGAGATTATGTCGGGGCTGGCCAAGCACTACCAACCGGAAGAGATGGTAAACAAGAATGTCATAGTATGCACCAATCTTGAACCTAGGAAGTTTGGAGATCAAGTTTCAGATGGGATGATTCTGGCTGCTTCAAACGAAAATGGGAAACCCATTCTATTAACGGTAGTTGAAGACACGATTCCAGGCTCTCAAATTACATAA